In one window of Gossypium arboreum isolate Shixiya-1 chromosome 4, ASM2569848v2, whole genome shotgun sequence DNA:
- the LOC108460696 gene encoding U-box domain-containing protein 62-like: MSSEEISLQNGLNVFQADPIRAFNCGPQSATRPGSKTRELTGFIDDKMFSFPPSQPSEFRSSNIFSAAAAAAAAASADSRDPPNHHHRNWERSAGGCSTNSGDDESDEDDVDDEEDEDDDGHDGGDGDQNDNNHNNSININNKSNSGNETVNNAGSGNPEKMGNGKAKPSFVGGSCRESVVKEGGIGQGVREGNNYQNAVTIADPDGDIYYTQFLQGGEGSAASGGGNAQKDILVENCGGYGFSGTKDVPFFTESGESLRAILSDPVTGALMDDAMILPCGHSFGAAGIQHVLRMKACYTCSHSVSEELVAPNLSLRAAVQAFRREEELQFYRSPKRRRERFEQDKSSYGESNIMDPPRGRGVQFPFAVTDRVIIKGNKRTPQRFVGREAIVTTQCLNGWYVVKTLDNAESVKLQYRSLAKVAGETLSSKPMSSKMGPNWL; encoded by the exons aTGTCTTCCGAGGAAATCAGCCTCCAGAACGGGCTCAACGTTTTCCAGGCCGACCCTATACGGGCCTTTAATTGCGGACCCCAATCTGCTACTCGACCCGGCTCCAAAACCCGAGAACTCACCGGCTTCATCGACGACAAGATGTTCTCCTTCCCTCCTTCCCAACCCTCCGAGTTTCGCTCCTCTAACATCTTCTCCGCCGCCGCCGCCGCTGCTGCTGCTGCTTCCGCTGACAGCCGAGACCCTCCAAACCACCACCATCGGAATTGGGAGAGAAGCGCCGGTGGTTGCTCGACAAACAGCGGCGACGACGAATCTGACGAAGATGATGTGGATGATGAGGAAGACGAGGATGATGACGGCCACGACGGAGGAGATGGCGACCAAAATGATAATAACCACAATAATagtataaacataaataataaaagtaatagtGGAAATGAGACTGTTAATAATGCAGGAAGTGGAAACCCCGAAAAAATGGGAAACGGAAAAGCAAAGCCTTCCTTCG TTGGAGGGAGCTGCAGGGAATCGGTCGTGAAGGAAGGAGGGATTGGGCAAGGTGTGAGAGAGGGTAATAATTATCAGAATGCGGTGACGATTGCCGATCCTGATGGGGATATTTATTACACGCAGTTTTTACAAGGGGGAGAAGGGTCTGCTGCTAGTGGTGGTGGTAACGCTCAGAAGGATATCTTGGTGGAGAATTGTGGTGGATATGGGTTTAGTGGGACGAAAGATGTTCCATTTTTTACTGAGTCTGGTGAGTCCTTGCGGGCCATTTTATCCGACCCTGTCAC GGGAGCTCTCATGGATGATGCGATGATATTACCTTGTGGACATTCCTTTGGTGCTGCTGGAATACAGCATGTTCTTAGAATG AAAGCTTGCTACACTTGTTCACATTCAGTTTCAGAGGAGTTGGTGGCTCCCAATCTTT CTCTCCGAGCTGCGGTGCAGGCATTTCGTCGGGAAGAAGAGTTACAGTTCTACCGCTCACCTAAAAGGAGGAGAGAAAGATTTGAACAG GATAAGAGTAGCTATGGCGAATCAAATATCATGGATCCGCCAAGGGGTAGGGGTGTCCAGTTTCCATTTGCTGTGACAGACCGGGTTATCATAAAG GGTAACAAGAGGACACCACAACGCTTTGTTGGACGTGAAGCTATTGTAACTACACAATGCTTGAATGGATG GTATGTGGTGAAGACGTTGGACAATGCAGAGAGTGTTAAACTGCAGTATCGCTCGCTTGCCAAAGTTGCAGGTGAGACATTGTCATCAAAGCCAATGTCAAGCAAGATGGGACCGAACTGGTTGTAG